A genomic segment from Manduca sexta isolate Smith_Timp_Sample1 chromosome 13, JHU_Msex_v1.0, whole genome shotgun sequence encodes:
- the LOC115452352 gene encoding uncharacterized protein LOC115452352: MVSKMNKGLQSCSTPEHRAESPTRDSDSLSEAASPVPFLCTQDGAEGENDVVWNFYTPKSGRTANTVKNSTPLSRKSKRTLRSKLIDKPLPKRRNLRSTQKNTQLFQDLIELNQNLHELFPKKAQHTEKQHSGSEDDIFGISPECSPKGTRRLSSNNCLRKNVLSSNFNKPETENVLDSDDSMNECLIKASQIVEDIIMDEKPVSKRPYYEKHNTSNLIHNNSNTKLKINHDSMDIILGNIKLESPRIKKVKKSDSPHLKDDSFDSMFGNLNDSVFEQLTQMPVKLDVSKKTDLKAVDGSPMSKSFGRHNSMPESPLMMDNNKPSTSGMVFGRYNTMPHNNQTENSSVLGDSPIRCTPEEIKRKHQLAREKLLAKRLLPFTSTQCSTTTQKNLPSTQNNTQSNTNNTKTNLPITSKVKNSKFQPKAPISQQNKHNSETKINNFTDLKVLLEQKRQEALMRLRRRQQQNKVS; this comes from the exons atgGTATCGAAAATGAACAAGGGtc TGCAATCGTGTTCAACGCCGGAACACAGAGCAGAGTCACCGACGAGGGACAGTGATTCGCTTTCAGAAGCGGCGAGCCCTGTACCTTTTCTTTGTACGCAAGATGGAGCCGAAGGAGAAAATGATGTCGTGTGGAATTTTTACACACCAAAGTCCGGGCGCACAGCCAATACGGTCAAAAACTCAACTCCACTCAGCCGGAAGTCGAAACGAACATTGAGAAGCAAACTTATTGACAAACCTCTGCCCAAACGGCGGAATCTTCGCTCCACTCAGAAAAACACGCAACTGTTTCAAGATCTTATTGAATTAAACCAAAACTTACATgaattatttccaaaaaaagcACAACATACAGAAAAACAACATTCTGGTAGTGAAGATGACATATTTGGTATTTCTCCGGAATGTTCACCAAAAGGCACTAGAAGACTGAGTTCTAATAATTGTTTAAGGAAAAATGTTCTAAGTTCAAACTTCAACAAACCTGAAACTGAAAATGTTCTTGATTCTGATGATTCTATGAATGAATGTCTGATAAAAGCAAGTCAGATTGTAGAAGATATTATAATGGATGAGAAACCTGTATCGAAAAGGCCATATTATGAAAAACACAATACCTCtaatttaatacacaataactctaatacaaaattaaaaataaaccatgaTTCAATGGATATCATATTAGGTAACATAAAATTAGAGTCGcctagaataaaaaaagtaaaaaagagTGATTCTCCACATCTGAAAGATGATTCGTTTGATAGCATGTTCGGCAATTTGAATGATAGCGTTTTTGAACAACTCACACAGATGCCAGTAAAATTAGATGTGTCCAAAAAGACTGATTTAAAGGCTGTCGATGGGAGTCCAATGTCTAAATCTTTTGGAAGACATAATTCCATGCCTGAGTCACCATTAATGATGGATAATAACAAGCCTTCAACAAGTGGAATGGTTTTTGGACGATATAATACAATGCCACACAATAACCAGACTGAAAATTCATcag tgcTAGGAGACTCTCCTATTCGTTGTACTCCTGaagaaattaaaagaaaacatcagCTAGCCAGAGAGAAACTTCTTGCCAAACGACTTTTACCATTTACATCAACTCAATGTAGTACTACTACACAAAAGAACTTACCaagtacacaaaataatactcaatcaaacacaaataatacaaaaactaatttGCCCATAACTTCAAAAGTGAAAAACTCCAAATTTCAACCTAAAGCACCAATATctcaacaaaataaacataattcagaaaccaaaataaataacttcactGATTTGAAAGTACTGTTGGAACAGAAGAGGCAAGAGGCATTGATGAGGTTGCGGCGAAGACAGCAGCAAAATAAGGTTTCATAG
- the LOC115455059 gene encoding unc-112-related protein yields MLADGEVVGDGSWNLTIYVTDLNEKRTMVVKGDMHIGGVMLKLTESFGKEFKKDWSDHALWWPTRNKWLSRPKHTLDQYGVHADAALHFTPMHKPLRIQLPDLRYIDCKIDFSIDTFSAVVQLCKSLGIRHPEELSLCYPLEPSHLKQNYQNLKEAKRIKNLQPPDTNTFIAATRGSSNSLDRSNGPCPATPPPPRSLSATPVASQQNGTLRRYGTHIYSTQSDGSSDGGYCGTPPRAASLDALDSLAELSLADSPLEPDSQSRESLLTPKSLIERARMNVGWLDSSLSIMEQYVREWDTLQLRFKFYSFFDLTPRQQDAPRLNQLYQQARWQILNQEVSCTEEEMLLFAALQLQIELQTLAGGSAEPAEGFAASGSGAGAGAAPEDEIDAALCELQAQLEGGPPARHDITHVPELAGYLKYLRPKRFTLKAYKRGWVSCRDGVLRIHSSQEAAAKGEPPSYAVELRGAEVTPDAHPASGRYSIKLEVPAEDAMHEMWLKCESEEQYAEWVAACRLGSRGRSLADATFGAEASAVRTLLALQRPQPGAAPAAHLPHLDHLQPDNYLAPRYLKKLKGKFTQRVLESHANVKDLPLLEAKLQYIKTWQNLADYGQTLFVVRFMGHRKDEIIGIANNRIMRLDPNTGDHIKTWRFSTMKAWNVNWEIKHMMVQFEEGNIIFSVQSADCKVVHEFIGGYIFLSMRSKDANQTLDEELFHKLTGGWT; encoded by the exons ATGTTGGCGGACGGCGAAGTTGTTGGTGACGGTTCATGGAACCTCACGATTTACGTGACAGATCTAAACGAAAAACGCACAATGGTCGTGAAAGGAGACATGCACATCGGCGGGGTAATGCTGAAACTGACTGAGAGCTTCG GTAAAG AGTTCAAGAAAGACTGGTCAGACCACGCACTGTGGTGGCCCACGCGGAACAAATGGCTATCCCGGCCGAAGCACACATTAGACCAGTACGGAGTCCACGCGGACGCGGCCCTACACTTCACACCCATGCACAAACCACTCCGGATCCAGCTGCCAGATCTCAGATATATCGACTGCAAGATAGACTTCTCTATCGACACTTTCAGCGCTGTTGTGCAACTTTGCAAGAGTCTCG GTATACGTCATCCAGAAGAACTGTCACTATGCTATCCCCTCGAGCCGTCACACCTAAAACAGAACTACCAGAATCTGAAAGAAGCGAAGAGGATAAAAAACCTGCAGCCGCCAGATACGAACACGTTCATAGCAGCCACTCGCGGCTCGTCGAACAGTCTGGACCGGTCGAATGGACCGTGTCCCgcgacgccgccgccgccgagGTCGCTCTCTGCGACCCCCGTTGCATCACAACAG AACGGCACACTCCGCCGCTACGGCACGCACATCTACAGCACGCAGAGCGACGGGTCAAGCGACGGTGGTTACTGCGGCACTCCCCCTCGCGCCGCCTCGCTCGACGCGCTTGACTCTCTTGCCGAGTTGTCGCTCGCTGACTCACCGCTGGAGCCCGACAGCCAGTCCCGGGAATCCCTGCTCACGCCCAAATCGCTCATAGAACGCGCTAGAATGAATGTCGG TTGGCTCGACTCATCACTGTCGATAATGGAGCAGTACGTGCGCGAGTGGGACACGCTGCAGCTGCGCTTCAAGTTCTACTCGTTCTTCGACCTGACGCCGCGCCAGCAGGACGCGCCGCGCCTCAACCAGCTGTACCAGCAGGCGCGCTGGCAGATCCTCAACCAGGAGGTCAGCTGCACCGAGGAGGAGATGCTGCTGTTCGCTGCGCTACAG TTACAAATCGAGTTGCAAACTCTGGCGGGCGGCAGCGCGGAGCCGGCGGAGGGTTTCGCGGCGTCGGGCAGCGGCGCAGGCGCAGGCGCGGCGCCCGAGGACGAAATCGACGCCGCGCTGTGCGAGCTGCAGGCGCAGCTGGAGGGCGGCCCGCCCGCGCGCCACGACATCACGCACGTGCCCGAGCTCGCGGGATACCTCAAGTATCTCAG GCCTAAACGCTTCACGTTGAAGGCGTACAAGCGCGGCTGGGTGTCGTGTCGTGATGGAGTGCTGCGCATACACTCCTCGCAAGAGGCGGCCGCGAAGGGAGAACCGCCTTCTTACGCTGTCGAACTCCGTGGAGCTGAG GTGACCCCAGACGCCCACCCCGCTTCCGGTAGATATAGCATCAAACTGGAAGTGCCCGCCGAAGACGCGATGCACGAAATGTGGCTCAAATGTGAAAgt GAGGAGCAGTACGCGGAGTGGGTGGCGGCGTGCCGGCTGGGGTCGCGCGGGCGCTCGCTGGCGGACGCGACGTTCGGCGCGGAGGCGAGCGCGGTGCGCACGCTGCTGGCGCTGCAGCGGCCGCAGcccggcgccgcgcccgccgcgcaccTGCCGCACCTCGACCATCTGCAGCCCGACAACTACCTCGCGCCCAGATACCTCAAGAAACTCAAGGGCAAG TTCACCCAACGCGTCTTGGAAAGCCACGCGAACGTGAAAGACCTGCCGTTACTAGAAGCCAAGCTGCAATACATCAAGACGTGGCAGAACCTCGCCGACTATGGACAGACTCTGTTCGTTGTTCGGTTCATGGGTCACCGCAAGGATGAGATCATCGGCATTGCGAACAACAGAATCATGCGACTCGACCCCAACACAGGCGACCATATCAAGACATGGAGATTTAGTACTATGAAG GCATGGAACGTAAACTGGGAGATAAAGCACATGATGGTGCAGTTTGAAGAGGGTAACATCATATTCTCCGTTCAGTCGGCCGATTGCAAAGTAGTTCACGAGTTCATCGGAGGCTACATCTTCTTGTCTATGCGTTCCAAGGACGCCAACCAAACCCTCGACGAAGAATTATTCCACAAGCTCACTGGTGGCTGGACATAA